AGATACCTCGTTGTCAGAAACACCATGCGCTTTGAGAGGCCTGATATTTGAGTTAATGGCTCAACAACAGAGTGGTCAAAATCATAATTGGGATAAACCTCGTGAATGATGACAGATACTCTCCCACATAATAAGATTAACAATAATTAATAACAAGGCAAACAACAATAACATTGTTTTCCAATAAGTAAAAGGATACTCAAGCACTCGTCGAACAGATTCAGGGTCTGTATAACGGCTACCATTCTTAGCATACTGGAGGCCCCTATCAAATGGTCTGCAAAGAAACGTGTTAGGGCTTCTCAATGAGATGAACCAAATCCTTATACCTATAGCAGTTTCCTTAATCAAGAAGATAAAACTTTTAACAATGTTCCTCACATTGGGATTTTAATTGTTGGATCTTCAGATAGTACAACCATTTGCTCCTGGATTCCTTGTAAAATATCTGCTGCTTCACAGTCCATCAGACATTTGGCGTTCTTTGGAAGTTCTGCCCAATACCAACAAATGAtgtgaaaatcaaaatttctaCTTCATACATTCGTAATGTATTTAGataaaccaaaccacaccaagcaAAGCCTTAAGCTCACTTATTTTGGGTGGTCCCATACATTAATCCGTTTCTCCATTAAGCCATGTCGAGGGCATAGACAACTAACCTAATACCTGTCAAGCTCAGCCACATCTACCACCCATACCAGAGGCCAAACGTTTTCAACAGACACCGACAATCCAATACTGTTCAGGTTGTATTCATCTTGACCTAATCTACTACAATAAATTTTCAAGGGTGCTACCATTTTAATGTCAAGATGGtaaaaaaatactttccaaGGAGGTAAGCAAAAATCACCTACGTAGATTAAATAAATAACTGTAGTTCCACACAAAACACAGAAGAAAAACGAGGAAGGTCCTTTTAAGGCTTTAGCTCAAAACATACCATTTTCATGCACCGTTAGGTTCTGAAGAACTCTTTCTCAAGTGACAAATAAATGGATCTTTAACTCATTCACAGGAAATTCCAATcaaagattctttttttttttgtgtttttttcttcttcttctttttttttttttttccaaatgctCCTTTAAGCAATTAATTTTGTGAAGCCACTTTAGAGTTTAATGTCACTATGCACTCAGAGTTTCTTTACTTCTGCAATTATCCAACATGGTATCACCATTTTCGCAGCAATTATATAAATGTAGTGATACCAGCATGACCTATTAAatagaaagaacaaaacaaaattaacatCATGTCTTTCGAAGGACCATATATATTTTGTGTCCAGGAAAAGCAAGCACCAACCCTGCTCATTTTTTTGCCCGGAAGTGGAAGATCCTTTTGGCATTGAGCTCTTGCCACCATTTGCAAACTTGTCTCCTTTCCCCCCTTTTCCCCAATCACCTAGAAATATGTACATCAGACACATAAGTATCAACAAAACATGAAATCACCCATAGGAAGTATCTCTGGTAAGCATATAACAACTTTT
The sequence above is a segment of the Rhododendron vialii isolate Sample 1 chromosome 13a, ASM3025357v1 genome. Coding sequences within it:
- the LOC131313355 gene encoding DNA-directed RNA polymerases IV and V subunit 4-like isoform X4, translating into MAEKGGKGFSLPKSSLKSPDSLESEINLSSKAGGKGDTPFGKGGKGDKFANGGKSSMPKGSSTSGQKNEQELPKNAKCLMDCEAADILQGIQEQMVVLSEDPTIKIPIPFDRGLQYAKNGSRYTDPESVRRVLEPLKAHGVSDNEICMIANICPESLDEVFALISSLKGKKNKVTQPLKDALSELTKLKQSTRSSN
- the LOC131313355 gene encoding DNA-directed RNA polymerases IV and V subunit 4-like isoform X3; translation: MAEKGGKGFSLPKSSLKSPDSLESEINLSSKAGGKGDTPFGKGDWGKGGKGDKFANGGKSSMPKGSSTSGQKNEQELPKNAKCLMDCEAADILQGIQEQMVVLSEDPTIKIPIPFDRGLQYAKNGSRYTDPESVRRVLEPLKAHGVSDNEICMIANICPESLDEVFALISSLKGKKNKVTQPLKDALSELTKLKQSTRSSN